A DNA window from Medicago truncatula cultivar Jemalong A17 unplaced genomic scaffold, MtrunA17r5.0-ANR MtrunA17Chr0c01, whole genome shotgun sequence contains the following coding sequences:
- the LOC25479563 gene encoding uncharacterized protein — protein MGRSCLRKCKPARVMGWLQIILGGLVILVSILSLTRFYYAGFFFHNEEICQHFFTIRDLNDGFDAKALSDRVGEVLDMLESLQGKLELKEQEMEKNKSITLDKKYLEDEIVRPLHSANVALRQIRLPKFEERGNSTVKEDPLINFFVTEEIRKYITPKENRVSRINLYGSDKVYNTIGHACVLHKKELEQYMDYDIGSYCDDDWNLAQKLMLNGCDPLPRRRCLTRASKVYSKPYPINESLWRLPDERNVRWGNYQCRNFECLSSKNPKKGYSKCTGCFEMEKEKLKWVTNSSLSADFLISDVLAIKTGEIRIGLDYGIGTGTFAARMREKNVTIVSTALNLGAPFNEMIALRGLVPLYVTLNQRLPFFDNIMDLIHTTGFMDGWIDLLLLDFILYDWDRILRPGGLLWIDRFFCKRKDLDDYMYMFLQLRYKKHKWVISPKSKDEIYLSALLEKPPRAI, from the coding sequence ATGGGGAGGTCATGTCTTCGCAAATGCAAACCTGCAAGAGTAATGGGTTGGTTACAAATCATTTTGGGAGGGTTAGTAATCTTAGTAAGTATATTAAGCCTAACAAGATTCTACTATGCTggttttttctttcacaatGAAGAAATATGCCAACATTTCTTTACTATAAGAGATCTAAATGATGGTTTTGATGCCAAAGCATTATCTGATAGAGTTGGAGAAGTATTGGATATGTTGGAATCTTTGCAGGGAAAGCTTGAgttaaaagaacaagaaatggAGAAAAACAAGAGCATAACCTTAGATAAGAAATATTTAGAGGATGAAATAGTTAGGCCTCTTCATAGTGCTAATGTTGCTTTAAGACAGATTAGACTTCCAAAGTTTGAAGAAAGAGGAAACTCCACAGTAAAAGAGGAtcctttgattaatttttttgtcactGAGGAGATTAGAAAGTATATAACCCCAAAGGAGAATAGAGTTAGTAGGATTAATCTATATGGGTCAGACAAGGTTTATAACACAATTGGGCATGCATGTGTTTTGCATAAGAAAGAGCTAGAACAGTACATGGACTATGACATTGGTTCATACTGTGATGATGATTGGAATTTAGCTCAAAAGCTTATGCTTAATGGGTGTGATCCTTTACCTAGAAGAAGATGTTTGACACGGGCTTCGAAAGTTTACAGTAAACCTTACCCAATCAATGAGTCACTCTGGAGATTACCAGATGAAAGAAATGTTAGATGGGGGAATTACCAATGTAGAAATTTTGAGTGCTTATCAAGCAAGAATCCAAAGAAGGGCTATTCAAAATGTACTGGATGTTTTGAAATGGAAAAGGAAAAGCTGAAATGGGTTACTAATAGCTCACTTTCTGCAGATTTTTTGATCAGTGATGTTTTGGCAATTAAGACTGGAGAGATAAGGATTGGACTAGACTACGGAATCGGCACCGGCACGTTTGCTGCAAGGATGAGGGAAAAGAATGTAACAATTGTTTCAACAGCTTTGAACCTTGGTGCTCCTTTCAATGAGATGATAGCTCTAAGGGGTTTGGTTCCTTTATATGTTACATTAAATCAAAGGCTTCCATTCTTTGATAACATTATGGATTTGATTCATACAACTGGGTTTATGGATGGTTGGATTGATCTGCTATTATTGGATTTCATATTGTATGATTGGGATAGAATTTTAAGACCAGGAGGGTTACTATGGATTGATAGGTTCTTTTGTAAAAGAAAGGATTTAGATGATTATATGTACATGTTTCTTCAACTAAGGTACAAGAAACACAAGTGGGTTATTTCTCCAAAGTCAAAGGATGAAATATATCTCTCTGCGTTGCTCGAAAAACCTCCAAGAGCCATATGA